One stretch of Streptomyces peucetius DNA includes these proteins:
- a CDS encoding GAF domain-containing protein, translating to MSQRSDLRRRRAALEDEWSRWVPRLRAARRSPGGGEALRPEVTESWVRSLSSVDPGLDSAPVSDGGTVHHRWARSPLRRPVDDLGDELLSIAEDAGFVTAVTDESGTILWTCGGQTMKRRAERVNFAPGGRWDEQAMGTNALSLALRTDRPSTVFSAEHLVTALHGWVCYCAPIHDPGGRVLGVLDLSTTWDRSHPLAMSTVRTLVSTIEARLRADAGAAGPPGAPGSGVRLRCLGAREAVRDGAPLPLRPRQLEILTLLTLEPDGFSPERLREALYGERPVTASTFKAEISHLRRALSGGIATRRYALTAPVSCDAVDLMRALESGDTAAALRHYRGPLLHRSEAPGIVEWRARLEVAVREAVLASTRPEHALRYGERAPYDVAVHEHALRLLGAGDARRALAAGRLSTALHDD from the coding sequence ATGTCACAGCGCAGTGACCTCCGGCGGCGCCGGGCCGCCCTGGAGGACGAGTGGTCCCGCTGGGTGCCCCGGCTGAGGGCCGCCCGACGGTCGCCGGGCGGCGGCGAGGCACTGCGGCCCGAGGTCACCGAGTCGTGGGTGCGTTCGCTGAGCAGCGTGGACCCCGGCCTGGACAGCGCCCCGGTCTCCGACGGGGGCACGGTGCACCACCGCTGGGCCCGCTCGCCGCTGCGCCGGCCGGTCGACGATCTCGGGGACGAACTGCTCAGCATCGCCGAGGACGCCGGTTTCGTGACGGCGGTGACCGACGAGTCCGGCACCATCCTGTGGACCTGCGGCGGGCAGACCATGAAGCGTCGCGCCGAGCGGGTCAACTTCGCACCCGGCGGGCGCTGGGACGAGCAGGCCATGGGCACCAACGCCCTGTCACTCGCCCTGCGCACGGACCGCCCCAGCACCGTCTTCTCCGCCGAACACCTGGTGACCGCGCTGCACGGCTGGGTCTGCTACTGCGCGCCGATCCACGACCCCGGCGGCCGGGTGCTCGGTGTCCTGGACCTGTCGACGACATGGGACCGTTCGCATCCGCTGGCCATGTCCACCGTGCGGACGCTCGTCTCGACGATCGAGGCACGGCTGCGGGCCGATGCCGGGGCCGCGGGCCCGCCCGGGGCGCCGGGCAGCGGCGTGCGACTGCGCTGCCTCGGGGCGCGGGAGGCGGTGCGGGACGGTGCTCCGCTGCCGTTGCGGCCACGCCAGCTGGAGATCCTGACGCTGCTCACGCTGGAGCCGGACGGCTTCTCGCCGGAGCGGCTGCGCGAGGCGCTGTACGGGGAGCGGCCGGTCACGGCCTCCACCTTCAAGGCGGAGATCTCGCACCTGCGACGCGCGCTGTCCGGTGGCATCGCCACGCGCAGGTACGCCCTCACCGCGCCCGTCTCGTGCGACGCCGTCGATCTGATGCGCGCGCTGGAGAGCGGTGACACCGCCGCCGCGCTGCGCCACTACCGCGGCCCGCTGCTCCACCGGTCGGAGGCGCCGGGGATCGTCGAGTGGCGGGCCCGGCTGGAGGTGGCCGTACGGGAGGCGGTCCTCGCCAGCACCCGCCCCGAGCACGCGCTCCGTTACGGCGAACGTGCCCCGTACGACGTGGCGGTGCACGAGCACGCGCTGCGTCTGCTGGGGGCGGGCGACGCGCGCCGGGCGCTGGCCGCCGGGCGGTTGAGCACGGCCCTGCACGACGACTGA
- a CDS encoding polyprenyl synthetase family protein — protein MASMSYLDLHQKFAADIEAETEIALERLGPAAGELRNAVTGLLRNQKFTYPLSVLPLLVHGAETGVPGPAVPLAVVHDLWWTSACYLDDVADGNTSIVAGGAMGANEALLASVVTGHVLPLSILRSLRVPEEIRAVLTTEALSCATAAAEGQLADMRGDAAGATRASVLAAYRGKSSAPFRMIMAMAATLAEADTDRTETWRGFGDVFGVLWQLFNDQEDMLTGRDEDLRNGTVTYLFACALDGGSPAPAERLLSLHAAAPASHAARRELAGLLRAPTNLDRFRRDVDAFRESALRLLGELGGDKEYLPVLADLVDRSSRVML, from the coding sequence ATGGCATCCATGTCGTACCTTGACCTGCACCAGAAGTTCGCCGCTGACATCGAAGCGGAGACGGAGATCGCCCTCGAAAGGCTCGGCCCGGCAGCGGGGGAGCTGCGGAACGCGGTGACCGGTCTCTTACGGAACCAGAAGTTCACGTACCCCCTGTCCGTCCTGCCGTTGCTCGTGCACGGTGCGGAGACCGGTGTGCCGGGTCCTGCCGTCCCGCTCGCCGTCGTGCACGACCTCTGGTGGACCTCGGCCTGCTACCTCGACGACGTGGCGGACGGCAATACGTCGATCGTGGCCGGCGGTGCCATGGGCGCGAACGAAGCCCTCCTCGCGTCCGTCGTCACGGGGCACGTGCTGCCGCTGTCGATCCTGCGGTCCCTGCGGGTCCCGGAAGAGATACGCGCCGTCCTGACGACCGAGGCACTGTCCTGCGCGACCGCTGCCGCCGAAGGCCAGCTGGCCGACATGCGCGGGGACGCCGCGGGCGCCACCAGGGCGTCCGTCCTCGCCGCGTACCGCGGCAAGTCGAGCGCACCCTTCCGCATGATCATGGCGATGGCGGCGACCCTGGCGGAGGCGGACACGGACCGGACCGAAACGTGGCGCGGCTTCGGCGATGTGTTCGGCGTCCTGTGGCAGCTCTTCAACGACCAGGAGGACATGCTCACCGGCCGCGACGAGGACCTGCGGAACGGCACGGTGACCTACCTCTTCGCCTGCGCCCTCGACGGCGGCTCTCCCGCGCCGGCCGAACGCCTCCTGTCGCTGCACGCCGCTGCCCCGGCGTCCCACGCCGCGCGCCGCGAACTGGCCGGCCTCCTCAGGGCGCCCACCAACCTCGACCGCTTCCGCCGGGACGTCGACGCCTTCCGCGAGAGCGCGCTCCGTCTGCTCGGCGAACTGGGCGGCGACAAGGAGTACTTGCCGGTGCTGGCCGACCTCGTGGACCGCTCGTCCCGGGTGATGCTGTGA